The Streptomyces sp. NBC_00162 genome window below encodes:
- the hpnD gene encoding presqualene diphosphate synthase HpnD gives MSPTVEGPTHVSAPVQAAYGYCEAVTGSQARNFAYGIRLLPTDKRQAMSALYAFSRRVDDIGDGTLAPEAKLARLEETRALLGRIRAEEIDEDDTDPVAVALAHAARRFPIPLGGLDELIDGVLMDVRGETYETWDDLKAYCRCVAGAIGRLSLGVFGTAPGVPDSGRAAEYADTLGLALQLTNILRDVREDAANGRTYLPAEDLAKFGCSEGFQGDRAPEGSDFAGLVHHEVRRARALFAEGYRLLPMLDRRSGACVAAMAGIYRRLLDRIEREPEAVLRGRVSLPPHEKAYVAVRGLSGLDARTISRQSTRRRT, from the coding sequence GTGAGCCCGACCGTGGAGGGCCCCACACACGTGTCCGCGCCGGTCCAGGCGGCGTACGGCTACTGCGAGGCCGTCACCGGATCGCAGGCGCGCAACTTCGCGTACGGCATCCGGCTGCTGCCCACCGACAAGCGGCAGGCGATGTCCGCGCTGTACGCCTTCTCCCGGCGGGTCGACGACATCGGCGACGGCACGCTGGCGCCCGAGGCGAAGCTGGCCCGGCTGGAGGAGACCCGCGCCCTGCTCGGGCGGATCCGCGCCGAGGAGATCGACGAGGACGACACCGACCCGGTCGCCGTCGCCCTCGCGCACGCAGCGCGCCGGTTCCCGATCCCGCTCGGCGGCCTCGACGAACTCATCGACGGCGTCCTGATGGACGTGCGCGGCGAGACGTACGAGACCTGGGACGACCTCAAGGCCTACTGCCGCTGCGTGGCCGGGGCCATCGGGCGGCTCTCGCTCGGCGTGTTCGGCACCGCACCGGGAGTCCCCGACTCCGGGCGCGCCGCCGAGTACGCCGACACGCTCGGCCTGGCCCTGCAACTCACCAACATCCTCCGGGACGTTCGCGAGGACGCCGCCAACGGGCGCACCTACCTGCCCGCCGAGGACCTCGCCAAGTTCGGCTGCTCCGAGGGCTTCCAAGGCGACCGGGCCCCCGAGGGTTCCGACTTCGCCGGGCTCGTGCACCACGAAGTGCGGCGCGCCCGGGCGCTGTTCGCCGAGGGCTACCGGCTGCTGCCGATGCTCGACCGGCGCAGCGGCGCCTGCGTGGCCGCCATGGCCGGCATCTACCGGCGCCTCCTCGACCGCATCGAGCGGGAGCCGGAGGCGGTCCTGCGCGGCCGCGTCTCGCTGCCGCCGCACGAGAAGGCGTACGTCGCCGTGCGCGGCCTCTCCGGCCTCGACGCGCGGACCATCTCCCGGCAGAGCACCCGGAGGCGGACCTGA
- the shc gene encoding squalene--hopene cyclase — MTATTDGSAESAGAGSRIEAGPGPGPDPAVPPPSAERGTAARTAPPDGHRGDAYEAAARATRHLLARQDPEGWWKGDLETNVTMDAEDLLLRQFLGIRDEATTRAAALFIRGEQRDDGTWATFHGGPPELSATIEAYVALRLAGDEPDAPHMARASAWIRAHGGIAAARVFTRIWLALFGWWDWDHLPELPPELVFLPPWVPLNIYDFGCWARQTIVPLTIVSALRPVRPAPFALDELHADARVPNPAKRLAPLASWDGAFQRMDKALHVYRRFAPRRLRKAAMAAGARWIVERQENDGCWGGIQPPAVYSVIALHLLGYDLGHPVMRAGLESLDRFAVWREDGARMIEACQSPVWDTCLAAIALADAGLRPDHPALVKAADWMLGEEIARSGDWAVRRPGLAPGGWAFEFHNDTYPDIDDTAEVVLALRRVKHPDPARVEAAIARGVSWNLGMQSKNGAWGAFDADNTSPFPNRLPFCDFGEVIDPPSADVTAHVVEMLAFEGKAGDARTRRGIAWLLAEQEPDGAWFGRWGTNYVYGTGSVVPALTAAGIAPAHPAIRRAVRWLESVQNEDGGWGEDQRSYKDRSWAGKGASTPSQTAWALMALLSAGERDGKAVERGIAHLVATQAEDGSWDEPHFTGTGFPWDFSINYHLYRQVFPLTALGRYLHGEPFAAAGGS; from the coding sequence ATGACAGCGACGACCGACGGCAGCGCGGAGAGCGCTGGCGCGGGCAGCAGGATCGAAGCCGGGCCCGGACCGGGCCCGGACCCGGCGGTGCCACCGCCCAGCGCGGAACGGGGCACCGCGGCCCGGACCGCACCGCCGGACGGCCACCGGGGGGACGCGTACGAGGCCGCCGCGCGGGCGACCAGGCACCTGCTCGCGCGCCAGGACCCCGAGGGGTGGTGGAAGGGCGACCTGGAGACCAACGTCACCATGGACGCCGAGGACCTGCTGCTGCGTCAGTTCCTCGGGATCCGGGACGAGGCCACCACCCGCGCCGCCGCCCTCTTCATCCGCGGCGAGCAGCGGGACGACGGCACCTGGGCCACCTTCCACGGCGGGCCGCCCGAACTCTCCGCCACCATCGAGGCGTACGTGGCCCTGCGCCTCGCCGGAGACGAGCCGGACGCCCCGCACATGGCCCGCGCGTCGGCCTGGATCCGGGCCCACGGCGGGATCGCCGCCGCCCGCGTCTTCACCCGCATCTGGCTGGCGCTCTTCGGCTGGTGGGACTGGGACCACCTTCCCGAACTCCCGCCCGAGCTGGTGTTCCTGCCGCCCTGGGTGCCGCTGAACATCTACGACTTCGGCTGCTGGGCCCGCCAGACCATCGTCCCCCTCACGATCGTCTCCGCGCTGCGCCCGGTCCGCCCGGCCCCCTTCGCCCTGGACGAGCTGCACGCCGACGCGCGGGTGCCGAACCCCGCCAAACGGCTCGCCCCGCTGGCCAGTTGGGACGGCGCCTTCCAGCGGATGGACAAGGCCCTGCACGTCTACCGCCGGTTCGCCCCGCGCCGGCTGCGCAAGGCCGCCATGGCCGCCGGCGCCCGATGGATCGTCGAACGGCAGGAGAACGACGGCTGCTGGGGCGGCATCCAGCCACCCGCCGTGTACTCGGTCATCGCCCTGCACCTGCTCGGATACGACCTCGGGCACCCGGTGATGCGCGCCGGCCTGGAATCCCTCGACCGGTTCGCGGTGTGGCGCGAGGACGGCGCCCGGATGATCGAGGCATGCCAGTCCCCGGTCTGGGACACCTGCCTCGCCGCGATCGCCCTGGCCGACGCGGGCCTGCGCCCCGACCACCCGGCGCTGGTCAAGGCAGCCGACTGGATGCTCGGCGAGGAGATCGCGCGCAGCGGGGACTGGGCGGTACGGCGGCCCGGACTCGCCCCCGGCGGCTGGGCGTTCGAGTTCCACAACGACACCTACCCCGACATCGACGACACCGCCGAGGTCGTTCTCGCGCTGCGCCGCGTCAAGCACCCCGACCCGGCCCGGGTCGAGGCGGCCATCGCCCGCGGGGTGTCCTGGAACCTGGGCATGCAGTCGAAGAACGGCGCGTGGGGCGCCTTCGACGCCGACAACACCAGCCCCTTCCCGAACCGGCTGCCCTTCTGCGACTTCGGCGAGGTCATCGACCCGCCCTCGGCCGACGTCACCGCCCACGTGGTGGAGATGCTCGCCTTCGAGGGCAAGGCGGGTGACGCGCGGACCCGGCGCGGCATCGCCTGGCTGCTCGCCGAACAGGAGCCCGACGGAGCCTGGTTCGGCCGCTGGGGCACCAACTACGTCTACGGCACCGGGTCGGTGGTCCCGGCCCTCACCGCGGCCGGCATCGCCCCGGCGCATCCCGCGATCCGGCGGGCCGTGCGCTGGCTGGAATCCGTACAGAACGAGGACGGCGGGTGGGGCGAGGACCAGCGCTCCTACAAGGACCGGTCATGGGCCGGGAAGGGGGCCTCCACCCCCTCGCAGACGGCGTGGGCGCTGATGGCCCTGCTGTCGGCGGGAGAGCGGGACGGCAAGGCCGTCGAGCGGGGCATCGCCCACCTGGTGGCGACCCAGGCCGAGGACGGTTCCTGGGACGAGCCCCACTTCACGGGCACCGGCTTCCCCTGGGACTTCTCCATCAACTACCACCTGTACCGGCAGGTGTTCCCGCTCACGGCACTCGGACGCTACCTGCACGGGGAACCCTTCGCGGCCGCCGGGGGATCCTGA
- a CDS encoding polyprenyl synthetase family protein: protein MNPGNPAVENTDASVGAAGGGVEKADTLALLDRGRTLSTPALRAVVDRLAAPMDTVAAYHFGWIDAQGNPADGDGGKAVRPALALLSAEAAGAAAEVGIPGAVAVELVHNFSLLHDDLMDGDEQRRHRDTVWKVHGPALAILVGDALFALAYEVLLELGTVEAARAARRLTTASRGLIDGQAQDISYEHRERVSVEECLEMEGNKTGALLACAVSIGAVLGGADDRTADKLEEYGYHLGLAFQAVDDLLGIWGDPESTGKQTWSDLRQRKKSLPVVAALAADGPASEELAQLLAADAKSNDFENFSEEEFAARAALIEAAGGRQWTADEARRQHAVAIKALDDVDMPQRVRDQLVALADFVVVRKR, encoded by the coding sequence GTGAACCCGGGGAATCCGGCTGTCGAGAACACGGATGCCAGTGTGGGCGCAGCCGGCGGGGGAGTGGAGAAGGCCGACACGCTCGCCCTCCTGGACCGGGGCCGCACGCTGTCGACGCCCGCGCTCCGCGCCGTCGTGGACCGGCTCGCCGCGCCCATGGACACCGTCGCCGCCTACCACTTCGGCTGGATCGACGCCCAGGGCAACCCCGCGGACGGCGACGGCGGCAAGGCCGTCCGGCCCGCCCTCGCGCTGCTCTCCGCCGAGGCCGCGGGCGCCGCGGCCGAGGTCGGCATCCCCGGCGCCGTCGCGGTCGAGCTCGTGCACAACTTCTCGCTGCTGCACGACGACCTGATGGACGGAGACGAGCAGCGCCGCCACCGCGACACGGTGTGGAAGGTGCACGGCCCCGCCCTGGCGATCCTGGTCGGCGACGCGCTCTTCGCCCTCGCCTACGAGGTGCTGCTGGAGCTCGGCACCGTCGAGGCGGCCCGCGCGGCCCGCCGCCTGACCACCGCCAGCCGGGGGCTCATCGACGGCCAGGCCCAGGACATCTCCTACGAGCACCGCGAGCGCGTCAGCGTCGAGGAGTGCCTGGAGATGGAGGGCAACAAGACGGGCGCCCTGCTCGCCTGCGCGGTCTCCATCGGCGCGGTCCTCGGCGGCGCGGACGACCGTACGGCCGACAAGCTCGAGGAGTACGGCTACCACCTTGGCCTCGCCTTCCAGGCCGTGGACGACCTGCTCGGCATCTGGGGCGACCCGGAGTCCACCGGCAAGCAGACCTGGAGCGACCTGCGCCAGCGCAAGAAGTCCCTGCCGGTGGTCGCCGCCCTCGCGGCCGACGGGCCCGCCAGTGAGGAACTCGCCCAGCTGCTCGCCGCCGACGCCAAGAGCAACGACTTCGAGAACTTCTCGGAGGAGGAGTTCGCGGCCCGCGCGGCGCTCATCGAGGCGGCCGGCGGACGCCAGTGGACCGCCGACGAGGCGCGCCGCCAGCACGCGGTGGCGATCAAGGCACTGGACGACGTCGACATGCCCCAGCGGGTGCGCGACCAGCTGGTGGCCCTCGCCGACTTCGTCGTCGTCCGCAAGAGGTGA
- the hpnE gene encoding hydroxysqualene dehydroxylase HpnE, producing the protein MTGSDQHAVVVGGGLAGVTTALELADAGLRVTLLEGRPRLGGLAFSFKRGELTVDNGQHVYLRCCTAYRWFLDRVDGAALAPLQDRLDVPVLDVAHPKGPRLGRLRRSALPVPLHLAGSLARYPHLSLAERASVGRAALALRRLDPADPALDGLDFATWLGRYGQSPRTIEALWDLVGIATLNATAEHSSLGLAAMVFKTGLLSENGAADIGWARVPLGDLHDALARKALDAAGVRTELRTRVTAISRTAEGNWRVDTENESLDAATVVLAVPQREAHGLLPAGALADPDKLLDIGTAPILNVHVVYDRQVLKRPFFAALGSPVQWVFDRTDSSGLPDGGQYLALSQSVAQDDIDEPVSVLRAKYLPELERLLPAARGAKVRDFFVTRERTATFAPTPGVGRLRPGARTDTPGLYLAGAWTATGWPATMESAVRSGLSAAHAALAALGRPREHPLQEAA; encoded by the coding sequence ATGACCGGCAGCGACCAGCACGCCGTCGTCGTCGGCGGCGGCCTCGCCGGCGTTACGACCGCCCTCGAACTCGCCGACGCGGGACTGCGGGTCACCCTCCTCGAAGGCCGCCCGCGGCTCGGCGGGCTCGCGTTCTCGTTCAAGCGCGGCGAACTCACCGTGGACAACGGCCAGCACGTCTACCTGCGCTGCTGCACCGCCTACCGGTGGTTCCTCGACCGCGTCGACGGCGCCGCCCTCGCGCCCCTCCAGGACCGGCTCGACGTACCCGTACTCGACGTCGCCCACCCCAAGGGACCGCGCCTCGGCCGGCTGCGCCGCAGCGCCCTGCCCGTGCCCCTGCACCTGGCCGGATCGCTGGCCCGCTACCCGCACCTGTCCCTCGCCGAACGCGCGAGCGTCGGCCGCGCCGCCCTCGCGCTGCGCCGCCTCGACCCCGCCGACCCGGCGCTGGACGGCCTGGACTTCGCCACCTGGCTCGGCCGCTACGGCCAGTCCCCCCGGACCATCGAGGCCCTGTGGGACCTCGTCGGCATCGCGACCCTCAACGCCACCGCCGAGCACTCCTCCCTCGGCCTGGCCGCCATGGTCTTCAAGACCGGCCTGCTCTCCGAGAACGGCGCCGCCGACATCGGCTGGGCCCGCGTACCGCTCGGCGACCTGCACGACGCGCTCGCCCGCAAGGCGCTCGACGCGGCCGGCGTACGGACCGAACTGCGCACCCGGGTCACCGCCATCTCCCGTACCGCCGAAGGGAACTGGCGGGTCGACACCGAGAACGAGTCCCTGGACGCCGCCACCGTCGTCCTGGCCGTCCCGCAGCGCGAGGCGCACGGACTGCTCCCGGCCGGAGCTCTCGCCGACCCCGACAAGCTGCTCGACATCGGCACCGCGCCGATCCTCAACGTCCACGTCGTGTACGACCGCCAGGTGCTCAAGCGGCCCTTCTTCGCGGCGCTCGGCTCCCCGGTGCAGTGGGTCTTCGACCGCACCGACTCCTCCGGGCTCCCCGACGGCGGCCAGTACCTGGCCCTGTCCCAGTCCGTCGCCCAGGACGACATCGACGAGCCCGTGTCCGTCCTGCGCGCCAAGTACCTGCCCGAGCTGGAGCGGTTGCTGCCCGCCGCGCGCGGCGCCAAGGTACGGGACTTCTTCGTCACCCGGGAGCGGACGGCCACCTTCGCCCCCACACCCGGCGTCGGCCGGCTGCGCCCCGGGGCGCGGACCGACACGCCGGGGCTGTATCTGGCCGGTGCGTGGACTGCCACCGGTTGGCCCGCGACCATGGAGAGCGCCGTCCGGAGCGGACTGAGCGCGGCGCACGCCGCACTCGCCGCCCTCGGCCGCCCCCGCGAACACCCTCTGCAGGAGGCGGCATGA